One region of Prosthecobacter debontii genomic DNA includes:
- a CDS encoding DUF2254 domain-containing protein — MLKWRYLLMQLRTRLWIKPALTGLAATVWIETAFIASNWRMRPPFEIDRELMLSLLQILASTMLTVAIFAVTAMVGAYASVTTTATPRASRLVMQDRSSQNTLAAFLSAFIYAIVALVALSAIPYGGLGRFFLFVGYVGIVVWVLVSFIRWVDQVSKLGRVHDTIQRVETAALEAFTDPILAGTLGGKPASLSTGDNHAKSLVIHTPKIGYLQFVDMEALQGVAEECKSTLRLEVRPGAFLDRCRPLLIVQGITSLDDELKERLVRAFTLGVERHVESDPRFGLVMLAEIADRALSPGINDPGTAIAVIGSQVRLLSQWADATRELDQAKVQFPKIEVPPLDAEDLLDDAFTPIARDGAAMFEVGMRLQKAFRSLQSLEHPLLAQAARHHAQLALHQALDKVPTGYHRDKLRAFAESSQRINNLGKL, encoded by the coding sequence ATGTTAAAATGGCGCTACCTGCTCATGCAGCTCCGCACTCGATTGTGGATCAAACCCGCCCTGACGGGCCTCGCGGCTACGGTATGGATCGAGACGGCCTTCATCGCCAGTAACTGGCGGATGCGCCCGCCCTTCGAGATCGACCGGGAGCTGATGCTGAGCCTGCTGCAGATCCTGGCTTCCACCATGCTCACGGTGGCCATCTTTGCCGTCACGGCCATGGTGGGGGCGTATGCCTCCGTCACCACCACCGCCACGCCGCGTGCCAGTCGGCTGGTGATGCAGGATCGCAGCTCTCAAAATACCCTCGCAGCCTTTCTCTCCGCCTTCATCTACGCCATCGTGGCGCTCGTGGCTCTCAGCGCCATCCCGTATGGGGGGCTGGGACGCTTTTTTCTCTTTGTCGGTTACGTAGGCATCGTGGTGTGGGTGCTCGTCTCCTTCATCCGCTGGGTGGATCAGGTCTCTAAGCTGGGCCGTGTGCACGATACCATCCAGCGAGTAGAGACCGCTGCTCTGGAAGCGTTCACCGATCCGATCCTTGCAGGCACGCTCGGTGGCAAACCAGCCTCGCTCTCCACAGGGGACAATCATGCCAAGAGCTTAGTGATCCACACCCCTAAAATTGGTTATCTTCAGTTTGTGGATATGGAAGCCCTGCAAGGGGTGGCCGAGGAATGCAAATCCACCCTGCGTCTAGAAGTGCGTCCAGGCGCCTTTCTCGATCGCTGTCGGCCTCTGCTCATCGTGCAGGGAATCACGAGTCTAGACGATGAACTGAAAGAGCGGCTCGTGCGTGCCTTCACCTTAGGGGTGGAGCGCCATGTCGAGTCCGACCCCCGCTTTGGCCTCGTCATGCTGGCGGAAATCGCGGACCGTGCGCTGTCTCCAGGGATCAATGACCCAGGCACTGCCATCGCCGTCATCGGCAGTCAGGTGCGCTTGCTAAGTCAGTGGGCAGATGCCACCCGCGAGTTGGATCAAGCCAAGGTGCAATTTCCCAAGATCGAGGTGCCACCGCTGGATGCCGAAGACTTGCTGGATGATGCCTTCACTCCCATCGCCCGGGATGGTGCCGCCATGTTTGAGGTGGGTATGCGCCTGCAAAAGGCCTTCCGTTCCTTGCAATCCCTTGAGCATCCTCTCCTCGCCCAAGCCGCTCGGCATCATGCCCAGCTTGCCCTCCACCAAGCGTTGGACAAGGTGCCCACGGGCTATCACCGTGATAAACTGCGAGCCTTCGCTGAAAGTAGTCAGCGGATCAATAACCTTGGGAAATTGTAG
- the pbpC gene encoding penicillin-binding protein 1C: MHPWLKRILRLLGAGLLFALLGWWGLPWLVPLPEALETPLQASPRFLSRGGQPLRMLLTPEGDRVAEVLRFEEIPERLIQATLAAEDKRFWKHGGVDLLATARAAWDNASNGRIVSGASTIHQQLIKVAAARKEKRGWQMKLIQTLQARRLALSWSKPQVMAEYLNRISYGNLLTGCASAAQGYFNKPLSDLSPAECALLAAIPQSPRRFNPFRNPEVIQPRQHRILDKMHQLGWLPPEVWQTALKEPLKLQRYHGGFEAPHAVGMLPATPGSITTTTLDAALQRQVETIITQRLNVLKDRHVTQASVIVIENTTGHVLALAGSRDFFATDGGQINGAWVPHSPGSAMKPFTYVIALERGASAASLVADLPVEYATSTGTYRPENYAHRLYGPMTYRGALGNSLNISAVKVLSSIGGAETLLEQMHMLGLTTLTETPDHYGLGLTIGNAPVRLIELANAYACLARLGVDRPWALVADSSTHEPQRRFDERACYILADILADNQARQLTFGQHSPLRLPFPAAVKTGTSTSYRDNWCVGFTPEFTVGVWAGNFDNTPMQEVSGVTGAAPIWRDVFLELQRRFGVTWYSEPAGLVHARMDPRTGKRLSPQVPPARVSREEIFLPDHLPPTASAADYDPQGRALLPPEYNAWVRSRDNWMGDLVIADSKANAPRPWHIRQPIPGTVVRLDPDLPGDGKRMLLTTEPHQPQVRWECETLTIRDDAGSPYVELKPGRHELRAIDPNTQEVQRTFVIVHPE; encoded by the coding sequence ATGCACCCCTGGTTGAAACGCATTCTTCGCCTCTTGGGAGCAGGTTTGCTGTTCGCATTACTCGGTTGGTGGGGCCTGCCTTGGCTGGTGCCACTGCCGGAGGCGCTGGAGACTCCGTTGCAGGCTTCGCCACGTTTTCTCAGCCGTGGGGGACAGCCTCTCCGGATGCTGCTCACCCCAGAGGGCGACCGTGTCGCCGAGGTGCTGCGGTTTGAAGAGATCCCCGAACGTCTGATCCAGGCCACCTTAGCGGCCGAGGATAAGCGCTTTTGGAAGCATGGCGGGGTGGATCTCCTGGCCACCGCGCGTGCGGCCTGGGACAATGCTAGCAATGGGCGGATTGTCTCCGGAGCTTCGACCATCCACCAACAACTCATCAAGGTTGCCGCGGCGCGAAAGGAAAAGCGTGGGTGGCAGATGAAGCTCATCCAAACCCTCCAAGCCCGAAGGCTCGCGCTGAGTTGGAGCAAGCCTCAAGTCATGGCGGAATACCTGAATCGCATCAGCTATGGCAACCTGCTCACTGGCTGTGCCAGTGCGGCTCAGGGATACTTCAATAAGCCTTTGAGCGATCTCAGTCCGGCGGAATGTGCCTTACTCGCCGCCATTCCTCAGTCACCCAGGCGGTTCAATCCCTTCCGCAATCCTGAGGTTATCCAGCCGCGGCAACATCGTATTTTGGATAAGATGCATCAGCTCGGCTGGCTACCCCCAGAGGTATGGCAGACTGCACTCAAAGAGCCGCTGAAACTCCAGCGCTATCATGGTGGGTTCGAGGCACCCCACGCGGTCGGCATGCTGCCAGCGACTCCGGGCTCGATCACCACCACGACACTAGATGCTGCTTTGCAACGACAGGTCGAGACCATCATCACCCAGAGGCTGAATGTGCTGAAGGATCGCCATGTCACTCAGGCTTCGGTGATCGTCATTGAAAACACCACTGGCCATGTGCTGGCGCTGGCTGGCTCTCGCGACTTTTTCGCGACGGATGGAGGTCAAATCAATGGTGCTTGGGTGCCCCACTCTCCGGGGTCAGCGATGAAGCCGTTCACGTATGTCATCGCACTGGAGCGAGGAGCGAGCGCTGCCAGCCTCGTGGCGGATCTGCCCGTGGAATACGCCACCAGCACCGGCACTTACCGCCCCGAAAACTATGCTCATCGGTTATACGGTCCGATGACCTATCGAGGTGCTCTGGGCAATAGCTTAAACATCTCGGCGGTGAAAGTGCTGAGCAGCATCGGTGGTGCTGAGACCCTGCTGGAGCAAATGCACATGTTAGGCCTAACGACATTGACCGAAACACCTGACCATTACGGGCTCGGCCTCACCATCGGCAATGCACCTGTACGCTTGATCGAATTGGCCAATGCCTATGCCTGCCTCGCACGTTTAGGGGTTGATCGCCCTTGGGCATTGGTGGCGGATTCGAGCACTCATGAACCTCAGCGCCGGTTTGATGAACGTGCCTGTTATATCCTGGCGGATATTCTCGCCGACAATCAGGCTCGACAGCTCACCTTCGGTCAGCATTCGCCTCTCCGTCTGCCCTTTCCGGCGGCGGTCAAAACGGGCACCAGCACCAGCTATCGAGATAACTGGTGCGTGGGGTTCACCCCCGAGTTTACTGTAGGCGTCTGGGCCGGAAACTTTGATAATACCCCCATGCAGGAAGTCTCCGGCGTCACGGGAGCAGCGCCCATTTGGCGGGATGTCTTTTTAGAGCTGCAACGGCGCTTTGGTGTCACTTGGTATTCCGAGCCCGCAGGCCTCGTGCATGCACGCATGGATCCCCGCACGGGGAAACGACTTTCGCCTCAGGTGCCCCCGGCCCGCGTCAGTCGAGAGGAAATCTTTTTGCCCGATCATCTCCCACCGACTGCGAGTGCAGCCGACTACGACCCCCAAGGACGCGCTCTGCTGCCTCCTGAATACAACGCCTGGGTGCGAAGCCGTGATAACTGGATGGGCGATCTCGTGATCGCCGATAGCAAGGCAAATGCCCCGCGTCCCTGGCATATCCGCCAGCCCATTCCAGGCACCGTAGTGCGGCTCGATCCCGATCTGCCTGGAGACGGTAAGCGCATGCTGCTCACCACGGAACCCCATCAGCCTCAAGTGCGCTGGGAGTGTGAGACGCTGACTATCCGAGATGACGCTGGGTCGCCCTACGTGGAGTTGAAACCCGGACGTCATGAGTTGCGTGCCATCGATCCCAACACGCAGGAAGTTCAGCGCACGTTCGTAATCGTACATCCAGAGTGA